The following are from one region of the Bactrocera oleae isolate idBacOlea1 chromosome 6, idBacOlea1, whole genome shotgun sequence genome:
- the LOC106623020 gene encoding angiopoietin-related protein 7, with translation MHFPSILLAAFLAVQLRDCALCQQLPPQKFQTHPTRMNVTNWNNRHYRTSAATSRSDEMANNCKDLLTNLHDRVSVLATLDEDLRRRLESIENKMGQFETNNMGRLDSLAVQQTDFLKRLDTLDYMERQTKRNIDELKGDLNQERKKEEAIVLRTARETNDRLPQMLSSDVKLDSLGTLLLSTRSAVNELNNHLESNISKLSNMVARGFKHVRRNNRQPTNFYDTRQPTEPLITSCAQDAPTSNGILRLQLTPESDPFYVRCDDELFGGGWTLIQNRFNGKLNFYRGWLEYQTGFGNIGGEFFIGLDKLHALTSSAVHELLIMLQDFEGNSRYARYNLFAIGNEKEDYALNLLGEYEGDAGDSLTYHAGSKFSTFDNDNDGCVDCSCAQSRNGAWWYNWCDMSNLNGKYFEENYNNTPLYQGMYWDGFRGPSYSLRAVRMMIRPVNADGDLQRK, from the exons ATGCATTTCCCCAGCATATTATTGGCGGCTTTTTTAGCCGTGCAACTAAGGGATTGCGCGCTGTGTCAACAACTGCCACCGCAAAAATTTCAAACCCATCCGACGCGCATGAATGTAACCAATTGGAACAATAGG CATTACCGCACATCAGCAGCTACGTCCAGATCCGATGAAATGGCCAATAATTGTAAGGATCTACTAACAAATCTACATGATCGTGTAAGCGTGTTAGCGACACTAGATGAGGATCTGCGCAGACGCTTGGAAAGTATTGAAAATAA GATGGGTCAATTCGAAACAAATAACATGGGTCGGTTAGACTCCTTGGCTGTACAGCAAACCGACTTCCTCAAGCGACTCGACACTCTCGACTATATGGAACGCCAGACGAAGCGCAATATTGACGAATTGAAAGGTGACTTGAACCAAGAGAGAAAAAAGGAAGAAG CAATCGTTTTGCGTACCGCTCGGGAGACCAATGACCGCCTGCCACAGATGCTGTCAAGTGATGTCAAACTTGATTCTTTGGGAACTTTATTGCTTTCGACGCGTTCAGCTGTCAATGAATTGAATAACCATCTGGAATCGAATATTAGTAAATTGTCAAA CATGGTGGCCCGCGGCTTTAAACACGTGCGACGCAACAATCGTCAACCGACAAATTTCTACGATACCCGCCAGCCAACAGAGCCACTCATTACCAGCTGTGCACAAGACGCTCCAACGTCTAATGGTATTTTGCGTCTGCAACTCACACCTGAATCAGACCCCTTCTATGTACGTTGCGATGATGAGCTATTTGGTGGCGGCTGGACCCTTATACAGAATCGTTTCAATGGTAAATTGAACTTCTATCGCGGATGGCTCGAGTACCAAACTGGATTTGGTAATATAGGTGGCGAGTTTTTTATCGGCCTTGATAAACTACACGCTCTCACTTCGTCAGCGGTGCATGAGCTTTTGATTATGTTGCAAGATTTCGAAGGCAACTCCCGTTATGCACgttataatttatttgccaTCGGTAACGAGAAGGAGGACTATGCGCTCAACTTGTTGG GAGAATACGAAGGTGATGCTGGCGACTCCTTAACCTATCATGCAGGTAGCAAATTCTCCACCTTCGACAATGACAATGACGGTTGTGTTGACTGCAGTTGTGCTCAGTCCCGAAACGGTGCTTGGTGGTACAACTGGTGTGACATGAG CAACTTGaatggaaaatatttcgaaGAAAACTACAATAATACGCCGTTGTATCAAGGAATGTATTGGGATGGATTTAGAGGACCCTCTTATTCATTAAGGGCTGTGCGCATGATGATACGCCCAGTGAACGCTGACGGTGATTTGCAGAGGAAGtag